A genomic window from Synechococcus sp. CBW1107 includes:
- a CDS encoding FkbM family methyltransferase, which translates to MNAKAKAGVRYYPNALGERNERRDFYITNHPMCCSLYEPNQALISLYNNFEVAYLKRKGVIDTVSMDYFARENGISETDFIKIDIQGAELDVFKGGIEALKSVLALVCEVEFISHYVGQPLFGDVCTFLDQHQLMFHKFLGLAGRALKPIVINNDPNLPSQHIWSDAVFIRHIQAIQNLGAQQLLKLSVLAAVYGSPDLSYYCLAHHDMKNGTTLAPDFVENATR; encoded by the coding sequence ATGAATGCAAAAGCGAAGGCCGGTGTGAGGTATTATCCGAACGCACTTGGCGAAAGGAACGAGCGTCGCGACTTCTATATAACCAATCACCCTATGTGCTGCAGCTTGTACGAGCCGAACCAAGCCTTAATCAGCCTCTACAATAACTTTGAGGTTGCCTATCTCAAGCGCAAGGGCGTGATCGATACAGTCAGCATGGATTATTTTGCTCGCGAGAATGGCATATCCGAAACCGACTTTATCAAGATTGATATTCAAGGTGCAGAGCTAGACGTGTTTAAAGGTGGAATAGAAGCGCTGAAAAGCGTTTTGGCACTCGTCTGTGAGGTGGAGTTCATTTCACATTATGTGGGGCAGCCTCTTTTTGGTGATGTCTGCACATTCCTGGATCAGCATCAATTGATGTTCCATAAGTTTCTTGGCCTCGCAGGCAGGGCGCTCAAGCCCATAGTAATCAACAATGATCCCAATCTGCCTTCTCAACATATCTGGTCAGACGCAGTGTTCATCCGCCATATCCAGGCTATCCAGAATCTAGGTGCTCAGCAACTACTCAAGCTAAGCGTGCTTGCTGCTGTTTATGGCAGTCCAGATCTTTCCTATTACTGCCTGGCTCACCATGATATGAAAAACGGAACAACGCTCGCTCCTGACTTTGTTGAGAATGCCACGAGATAA